The genomic window TGAAACTGCGCCAGCTCGTTTCATCCACCTCGCTCCGCTCGGATGAAACTGCGCCAGCTCGTTTCATCCACCAGTTTAGCAAAAATACCTTAAAATAAAAAATAAACCGATTCAGCCAATCAGGTTTTCGCTGGGGATAACTTCAGAGATAAAATTTATTATAATTTTATCAGCTTATTCTGTTGTTTAGTGCCCAGCCGTTTCAAGCAAAGCAGCTGGGTGAAAGGAGGCATTATGAACGGACCATGAGCTGGGAAAGGAATTTCCTTTCCCAGCGCCTGAAGAGGCGGGGCGGCAAATGCCGCCCCGCGATTAATTTACAAAGACGCTTTAGATTAACGTTTGTAAGAAATTACGCTTCACGCTTCATAATTCATTATTTACTTTTTATACTCTATGATCCATAATTCATAATTCATTATTCACTGTTTTGTGTTAATTTATAAATTAAGATGAAAAAACAGGTTTTAAACCAAATTTTAATCTGGTCAGGCGCAGTTTTAGCTTTAGCAGTGATTTTTGTTTTTATGTATTACTTTGTCTGGTTGGGCGGGAATCAATCAAAAGCAGGCGAGTATCAGATTCAGCTTACTAAAGCTGATTGGCAATTGGGCAATCCAAACGCAAAAGTTGTTTTAGTTGAATACAGCGATTTTCAGTGCCCGGCTTGCGCTTATTACTCTTCCTTACTTAAACAATTGCTTGAAGAGTATTCTGATGAAGTTTTGTTTGTTTACCGTCATTTTCCTTTGTCTAACATCCACAAAAACGCTAATTTATCAGCTTACGCCGCTGAAGCCGCAGGCAGACAGGGCCAATTTTGGGGAATGTCTGAAAAGCTGTTCTTGAATCAAGAAGACTGGGCGGAAAGCAACCAAGCAAAAGAAATTTTTGTTAGCTATGCTGAAGAGCTGGGCTTGGACCAAAGCCGGTTTTTAGCTGATTTAGATTCAGAAGAAATTAAGGATAAAGTTTTCCAAGATTACCAGTCAGCGCTTTTATACCGGTTAAACGGCACGCCAAGCTTTTTTATTAATGGCAAAAAGATTCAGAACCCAAGGACTTTAGAAGAGTTTAGGAAGATAATTGAGCAGGAATTAACCAGCAGTTTTTAATTCCCAATTTCCAATTCCTAATTTCTAATCACTTAAGATTTTAGATGTTAGATCAATAAAACGATCCCAACGAATAACGAATTTATACGAATTTACGAATAAACGAATTCATATATTCACTTATTCGCAATAGATTCGCTATTCGTTGATTAAATGCTAAAAAAGTAAATTCATAACCCTTGATTCATAATTCATAATCCCGATTTAGTGTTATAATTAGTTTAATGGCTCCGAAGCAAAAGATTTTTTTAGGCATCTTGGTTTTAGGCAGTCTGATTGGTTTGTTGGACACATCTTATTTAGCGATTTTGCAGCTTAAAAATAATCAGTATCTTAGCTGCGATTTTTGGGGTTTTAGCTGCGATAAAGTCTTAAACAGCGTTTACAGCAAATTCTTGGGCATTCCTTTAAGTTTTTGGGGTTTGGGCTATTATCTAACCCTGTTTTTCGGAGCCGCGGCTTATTTAAGCCGGCAAAACAAACTGATTTTAAGATTAATTGAACTTTGGGTCTGGCTCGGCGCCGGAGTTTCGCTGATTTTGGTTTATCTTCAGGCCGCGGTGTTAAAAGCTTTTTGTTTGTATTGTTTGATTTCCGAGCTGGTTATCTTTACAATGATGATTAGTTATTTAATAATTAAATTTTTGATTAAATCAGATTATACTAATCAACGAATTTAATACGAATCTACAGATATGCGAATTGTGAAACAGGAAAATAAGTTAATATATCCGAATTTGTCTTATAAGTTAAGCCGGATTCTTAATTCTGAAACTTAAATATCCGCATATTTGTGAATTAGCATAAGATTAGCATATTAGTATAACGTAGATGTTTGTTCTTAAAGCCGGCGGCACCAGAGAATTTTTCAATAAAAAAAAGATCGCCAGTTCTTTGGTTAAGATTGGCATGGATAAAGAATGGGCCAAAGGCGTGGCAGACGAGATTCGGGCCGGGTTTAAGAGAAAAACCGTCAGTTCCGACGAAATCTTTGATTTAGTTTTGGAAAAGCTTAAGCCGTTTGGCAATGTTTATTTGGGCAAATACAATCTTCGCCGGGCAGTTATGGATTTGGGCCCAACCGGTTATCCGTTTGAAAAGTATATTGCCAGAGTCTTGGAAGAGTATGGTTATCAGGCAAAGACCAACCAGTTTATTGATGGTTTTTGCGTCAGGCATGAGATTGATGTCCTGGCGGAAAAAGACAAGTCTCACTTTATTGTTGAATGCAAGTACCATAACACCCGGGGCGCTCGGTCTGATCTAAAAGTCGCTTTAGCTCTCTGGGCAAGATGGCTGGATATCCAGCGGAAATGGGAAAAAGAGGCTTGGCATCCGGAAAAGTATCATGGCGTTTGGCTGATAACCAATACTAAATGCACCAGTGAGGCAATCAAATATGCCGAGTGCGTTGAGATGCTGATTACCAGCTGGGGTTATCCGGGCGAGATGAGTTTGGAAAAGCTGATTTATAAA from Patescibacteria group bacterium includes these protein-coding regions:
- a CDS encoding vitamin K epoxide reductase family protein, with translation MAPKQKIFLGILVLGSLIGLLDTSYLAILQLKNNQYLSCDFWGFSCDKVLNSVYSKFLGIPLSFWGLGYYLTLFFGAAAYLSRQNKLILRLIELWVWLGAGVSLILVYLQAAVLKAFCLYCLISELVIFTMMISYLIIKFLIKSDYTNQRI
- a CDS encoding ATP cone domain-containing protein — its product is MFVLKAGGTREFFNKKKIASSLVKIGMDKEWAKGVADEIRAGFKRKTVSSDEIFDLVLEKLKPFGNVYLGKYNLRRAVMDLGPTGYPFEKYIARVLEEYGYQAKTNQFIDGFCVRHEIDVLAEKDKSHFIVECKYHNTRGARSDLKVALALWARWLDIQRKWEKEAWHPEKYHGVWLITNTKCTSEAIKYAECVEMLITSWGYPGEMSLEKLIYKKQLYPVNIFPGKEYQRFYYRLGQERIYLSRDLLKHSAKELAKMLNAKELETQNWLDRARELVNHE
- a CDS encoding thioredoxin domain-containing protein codes for the protein MKKQVLNQILIWSGAVLALAVIFVFMYYFVWLGGNQSKAGEYQIQLTKADWQLGNPNAKVVLVEYSDFQCPACAYYSSLLKQLLEEYSDEVLFVYRHFPLSNIHKNANLSAYAAEAAGRQGQFWGMSEKLFLNQEDWAESNQAKEIFVSYAEELGLDQSRFLADLDSEEIKDKVFQDYQSALLYRLNGTPSFFINGKKIQNPRTLEEFRKIIEQELTSSF